tctttttctttttttactttttaaccTAAAGATGTCGCCGCGCACCGACGGTCACGCGCACTCGCACGCTTCGACGACCATGTTGGGCAGGCTCTTCTGCTTGAGCACCTGGTCGTCGTCGATGAAGATGAGCGATATGGAGGACAGGCGCGACGGCGTGCAGCACAGGCTCAGCTTGAGCGTGTCGTTgacgcccgccgccgccgcgctgTGCAGGAACCTCTGGAGCACCGTGGTGTGGTGGTACTTGTTGACGCTGATGTCGTGGATGCACGAGCCCCGGCAGAAGTTAGCCGAGTAGCCGGCCGGCTGGATGATCCAGCTGTCCCAGCCGATCTCCTTGAAGGACACGTAGAAGGACTCGCGGCAGCAGCGCGACATGGACGCGCTGCAGTCCACGCTGCGCCTGGTGCGGGAGTGGGGCCCCGGGGCGTTGGGGTCCGTGCGCACCACCAGGAAGGGCTGCTTGTCTCCGCTCGTGCCCACGGGCGTTCCCGACGGCAGGGCGTTCCTCAGGCTGCCGCACGTCTTGCAGCTGACCTCCAGCGCCCGGGGCCTGTTGCGACGGCCCGCCCACCGCTCGACGACGTCGGTCAGGTCGAACCGGAGCCACTCGGGTCTCGGGGAACTGCTCTCGAAGGCGACGATGCGCTTGTGCAGCACCGGCTGGTGGGAGTGGTGCCGGTTGCTGCGGTGCGAGTCTGTCACGGACAGCTCGGTCACGACGAAGGTGTGGTTGACGGCCGAGGTGGCGGACGGGTCCAGGTCCTTGAAGACCCAGAGCTCGGCGTGGGCCACGCTGCGGCTCGTCAGCTCGGTGCTCAGGTGGAAGACGAAGCAGCTGCCCAGGTGCTGGCTCCTTGAGACGCAGTCGTGGGAATCTGCgagaaaacaaagagaaaataaaGGCCTGAGCGTGCGCCGGCAAAGCGGGCCAAGCGCATATTGTAATAGCGCGAAGGGGCAGCATACGCTATTTAAGAAGGCCGCGATTTAAGCGCTAACTAGCAACTAAAGCTTATTCGTACAAAACAAGAATATATATGCGCAATATCAAATCGTGAGCCCTAAACAAAAGCACGTGTCTCCATGAGAACCTTTCCTACGACGAGCTGTAGAAAACAAACTTTCCATCTTATTGAAGAGTACCAAACTTGAGTGGCCTACTTTGTTCAGCAGTGCTTATTAGTAATGTAGTGCTACTCGCAATGCTGCTTACGAGAGCCAAGATTTAaaggcctgcttggccttctccgcccagtccaccagtacAAGATGTCGTTCGACGTCCCCGGCCCCTGAGCCAGGCGGttcagtcagtctcgctgctgaccgggggatgagaaaacgagagccaggtgcattcccacattatgtgtgtgagtgtgcctGCTTGTGGACAGAGCCTAcataggtcgctttccttgcctCCTGTGATTTTGCTAATGTGGCTatgggtatgtgtttgtttggagtcgcctaaacgcgaccgcttgcgttttgagTGCTTTTAATCATTGCGTCATGAACATAAATAGTTGGAAAAAGTAGTCTGACAGTGTGCTTGGCTACTTTTACAAGTTTAGTTGTAGTGATGCAGTGGTTATCAATAAGCAAAGTCTAATGTGTTTGCTGTTTGTTGGGCAGCCTGTCACTCAGGGGGATATTGACGTTGGCCGTGAAGGACCGACTTGAACATAAAGGAAACTACGCAGACAAGTCAGTGGAAATGAGTTCTGAAGGTTACGTAGTTAGTGTTGGCTGATCACAAAAACGTGTCTGTAGAGTAGTTTGCCCCAGTCGACGTGAAAAGTGGCATCGCAGACAGCGTCACAGATAGTGCGAAGCACCCGATTGCCAGCTGTCTGGACATgcacagtcgcggacagaatattatggaccatgaaatctaagaaaaagctgaatatctccgcaacctcacaacgcaatctggtatttgcattttggacctcgactagaatatgctaacaacgttgtcgtgggcagttttactggttactgctacaggctgctcgggaattgaacgttttcagagatcccgtggtccagtttattctgtccgcgactgtacgttcaTGCGCTTTTATTTGCATAACTTGGTAAACGTTCTAGTTACGGGATTGCGAGAGAATTACTTCAGAGTTATATCAAAAGCACATGAAGGGCGTCATCTTGAAAAAAAGACCCATTTTTATATTTCATTCATTTTAAACTTTCAAAGTTGGTACAAAACCAAAAGAGAAAGATTCTACAATGACAGGAGAGTCGGTGCCCTTGAtgaaacgccccccccccccccccccatccacaAAAATTGTTGGTGTCGAAAATACGTAAGTTCGTAACCCTTTAAATGTTTGCGAATGACTGTCTAGGACGATCTGCTCGATTTCACTTGTTGCGCATCACTATTGTGACGTCACTATTGCATGGTAAATGACCGCGGCGAGTGGACGGAGCTATCATTTGTCGACGCTGCTTGACGGCTGGCTGCTGTCACTATGCGACCGCTCCACCGTGACCTGTCACAAGGCGTTCTTTTTTACGTGCTTCTCGGCTCGTCGACTAATGTGCTTTTCCTCCACCTCTCTTATCTCTAGCTCAGACCGGCCGCAGCTAGGTTCTTGAAGGGGGAATACCGCGACCAGTGCGCGGTGCCTTGCAAAACAGGGGAAAAAATACAAGAAACAGAGCAGGTTGCGTGGTAACTCGAGATGTATCTCCGGCGACTGCATAAAGACGGCGCTTGCCATGAGAAGCTCGCGTATACTAAAAGAAGCAGCAATGCGGCCCGAAACACAGATGAGCTGGAAGCGGTTCAGGCCGCTTGCATTTCTAATAACCACGACGACGCCAACGGGTCATAGTTACTCGGGACATTAAGTGCCGTTCCTGCATATGACAGCACGAGGCCTGTGGCGCTTGCGGTGACGGCCTCGTTCGGACTGGTGGCGCGCCGTAGGCCGAACGTCCTCCGGAGCTGAGCGATTGCCTTCGTGCGAAGGGTGTACGCGGAGGCGGCGTACGCGTACACTTGCATGGCTAACGGGGTTATCTCTTTTCACTCTGCGCCGTGCAGGAAGCGCGGGCTCAAGTCTAGCCAGCGCTCCCGGCTGTCCTAGTGACACTGGCCTCGTTTTGATAGCGCTGACGAGTCCCCCTCCGCGTTCCCAGCGTGCGGTGACTGTGCGCGCAGACTTTTCATTCGCAGGGACGATCGGGTCGGCAAGCTGTTAGCGGGGTCCTCGGAATACGCGGCTGCGGCCGTTAATGACGCACGCTTCCCGAAGCGATCTGTGTCTTTCGCGGGCGCCTTTGTTCGGCGTTTATAGCTTTCGGATTGGGCCGACGACAACTGCCACCAGAAGAGCTGAGATACAAGTATCGTCGCATAGACGTTACCTGTACCTCTGCTTGCTCGTATCCTGGGTTTCGGCAGCAGAAGTTGAGAGTACTGTCACCGAGGAAAGGGCCCGTCAAAGCTGCACCTCCGTCGGTGATTAGATGTGAGATTAGATGCTTTGATTACCTCTGGCTAGCTCAAAGAGTGTAGTCTTATACTATCCTACGTGAATGCGTACCCGATACTTTCGCACGTGCGCCACCAGTCTCTTTCGCATGGACGCGCGCTAGAGAAATTGAAGAATGGGATCGTTCGATGGTCTGTTAGTTGTTGGTGTCTGTAGGATAACTTCcgcaaccctcgtgaacttttGAGTGATGGACATGGGTATGCGGGATGCTCAGTAGATATTACATGGGGTGTtctgctgctgtgcacgaggtcggaGGTTCGATTCACGCACGCGGCTACCGCGTGTCTatatcgaaaaaagaaagcaccaggtggtcaaaattattctgaatCCTCAAATGAAGGCATGATTGTACTGCCGCGCTTTTAGGCATTGAGGAATGCcactttaaaagaaaaaaataaccctCTTTCAGTAGGTATAACCTTATGGTTGTCTCACAGCAGTAATCCTGATACACGCCGATACTTCATTTTATTAACAATTTTATGCCTGTCTCGGGTACCTTCTTGGCCGGAAAACGGGGGACACATACACTGGAAGTGTTGAAAACTGGTATCATTGGTTCTTTCCGAGACTAAGCTTTGCagtaggaaaagaaaaaaagaaaaagaaagcacgcacCACACAAGAACGAGCGTAGAGGTGATGACAGGACGCGCGCATGACTTTCAAGGATGTACATTCGCAGGTTAACTATGATTATTTGTAAACTTTTATTACACGGTCATTCGGATGATGGCACTGTCTCATTGAATGCTTACGACATGATTAACGACGAGTGGTTTTTAGCGGTCGTTTGAGCGTTTTAGATAGATGTCCTTTCTATTTGCAGAAAATGCCAGCACACCCGTCGCGCCCAAAGTGGATTGACTCTTGGAACTCCACCAGATTTTCTCCCGGCCAGCGACCTGATCGATTTTCACTGTACAGTAAGTTTTGTGTTGGTTGTTATTTTTTTGTGCTGCTATGGCTTTTTGGTCGCTTTATTCAGGATCAGGATAATCGGATTAATACGCCGATTGAATACACAGCAATGTAGCCGC
This genomic window from Dermacentor albipictus isolate Rhodes 1998 colony chromosome 9, USDA_Dalb.pri_finalv2, whole genome shotgun sequence contains:
- the LOC135908577 gene encoding growth/differentiation factor 8-like, which produces MGNMMHHRHDNAIPCHGTLSDCVFCCVFLTAFSSAVVLNSSPAYNAVGSRHHPAEVYTSSACDDCAARKLAEQTNSEEYRYARIELIKQQILKKLRLKEPPNVRIPKSVLPSVLADKEVLLSQTTPAADDERNSRPREDYYGTMQTAVIFPHNDSHDCVSRSQHLGSCFVFHLSTELTSRSVAHAELWVFKDLDPSATSAVNHTFVVTELSVTDSHRSNRHHSHQPVLHKRIVAFESSSPRPEWLRFDLTDVVERWAGRRNRPRALEVSCKTCGSLRNALPSGTPVGTSGDKQPFLVVRTDPNAPGPHSRTRRSVDCSASMSRCCRESFYVSFKEIGWDSWIIQPAGYSANFCRGSCIHDISVNKYHHTTVLQRFLHSAAAAGVNDTLKLSLCCTPSRLSSISLIFIDDDQVLKQKSLPNMVVEACECA